In Citrus sinensis cultivar Valencia sweet orange chromosome 2, DVS_A1.0, whole genome shotgun sequence, a single genomic region encodes these proteins:
- the LOC102614882 gene encoding UPF0051 protein ABCI8, chloroplastic: MNSLLANGISSFSPQPTVDSPKLSKGFHPKLENPKFIVPKSSRLFKVRADVGYGSSTISSDPSSSPGNLSTSTQSSDDKIQEILRNRDYDKKFGFNWDIDSVTIPKGLTKETIHLISSLKEEPAWMLEYRLSAFEKFLKMKEPNWSDNRYPPINFQDMCYYSAPKKKPTLNSLDEADPELIRYFDKLGVPLNEQNRLANVAVDAVLDSVSIATTHRKTLEEAGVIFCSISEAIREHPDLVRKYLGRVVPSEDNYYAALNAAVFSDGSFCYIPKNTKCPMPISTYFRINAMETGQFERTLIVADEGSFVEYLEGCTAPSYDRNQLHAAVVELYCAEGAEIKYSTVQNWYAGDEEGNGGIYNFVTKRGLCAGDRSKISWTQVETGSAITWKYPSVVLEGDDTVGEFYSVALTNNYQQADTGTKMIHKGKNTRSRIISKGISVGNSRNCYRGLVQVQSKAENARNSSQCDSMLLGDTAAANTYPYIQVKNPTARVEHEASTSKIGEDQLFYFQQRGIDYEKAMAAMISGFCRDVFNELPDEFGAEVNQLMSLKLEGSVG, encoded by the exons ATGAATTCTCTGCTAGCTAACGGAATTTCAAGCTTCTCTCCGCAGCCCACCGTTGATTCACCAAAACTCTCGAAAGGGTTTCACCCAAAGCTCGAAAATCCCAAGTTCATAGTCCCCAAAAGCTCAAGGCTCTTCAAGGTCCGTGCGGATGTCGGGTACGGGTCAAGCACCATCAGCTCCGACCCTAGCTCTTCGCCAGGTAATTTGTCAACTTCTACCCAGAGCTCCGAtgataaaattcaagaaattttACGCAATCGTGATTACGATAAGAAATTCGGCTTTAATTGGGATATTGACTCGGTTACGATCCCAAAAGGCCTCACGAAAGAAACgattcatttgatttcttctttaaaaGAAGAACCCGCCTGGATGCTTGAGTATAGATTGAGTGCCTTTGagaaatttcttaaaatgaaagaaCCCAATTGGTCTGATAATCGATACCCGCCAATTAATTTCCAAGATATGTGTTATTACTCTGCACCCAAAAAGAAGCCAACTTTAAATAGCCTTGATGAGGCCGATCCAGAGCTGATTAGGTATTTTGATAAACTGGGTGTGCCTTTAAATGAACAGAATCGATTGGCTAATGTGGCAGTTGATGCTGTTCTTGATAGTGTTTCTATTGCCACAACTCATAGGAAGACTCTTGAGGAGGCTGGTGTGATTTTTTGTTCCATATCCGAAGCTATTAGGGAGCATCCGGATTTAGTTAGGAAGTATTTAGGGAGAGTTGTGCCCAGTGAGGATAATTACTATGCAGCACTGAATGCTGCGGTGTTTAGTGATGGATCGTTTTGTTACATCCCGAAGAATACTAAGTGTCCAATGCCGATTTCAACATATTTTAGGATTAACGCAATGGAAACGGGGCAATTCGAGAGGACTTTGATAGTTGCCGATGAGGGTAGTTTTGTGGAGTATTTGGAAGGGTGTACCGCACCTTCTTATGATAGGAACCAGCTTCATGCAGCTGTGGTTGAGTTGTATTGTGCTGAGGGTGCGGAGATTAAGTACTCTACAGTGCAGAATTGGTATGCGGGGGATGAGGAAGGAAATGGTgggatttataattttgttacaaAGAGAGGACTTTGTGCTGGGGATCGCTCTAAAATATCATGGACTCAGGTGGAGACAGGCTCCGCTATTACTTGGAAGTACCCTAGTGTTGTTTTGGAGGGTGATGATACTGTAGGAGAATTCTATTCTGTTGCATTGACAAATAACTATCAGCAAGCTGACACCGGGACTAAGATGATACACAAGGGGAAGAATACGAGGAGTCGGATTATTTCTAAGGGTATTTCAGTTGGGAACTCAAGAAATTGTTATAGAGGGCTTGTTCAGGTACAGTCAAAGGCTGAGAATGCTCGAAACTCCTCGCAGTGTGACTCAATGCTTCTCGGTGACACTGCTGCCGCCAACACCTATCCTTACATCCag gTGAAGAATCCTACCGCTCGTGTTGAACACGAAGCCAGCACCTCAAAAATTGGTGAAGACCAGCTTTTCTACTTTCAGCAGAGGGGAATTGACTATGAGAAGGCTATGGCTGCCATGATTTCTGGATTCTGCCGAGATGTGTTCAATGAGCTGCCTGATGAGTTTGGTGCTGAGGTGAACCAACTCATGAGTTTGAAACTCGAGGGATCAGTAGGTTAG
- the LOC102614589 gene encoding uncharacterized protein LOC102614589: MSQQSQGTTLFSPADPPTKRKRGRPRKDDSQIQGESSPVMPGSDCMKKNKQIVSASNPAIDDMVGQMVSGVIEGSFDAGYLLNVKVGDTDTQLRGVVFLPGRFTPITAANDVAPNARMYRRKEIPIPVQNLQTQHHDFVPPSEQINKQATESKMEAPKSPDQVPPHEVQSAIPTAGENQSDSAMTPSADKLPMNEAGPSSEEKVVVQKIIESGLENQTASIMAQLKHDKVVKQGQIQQDNVMDVEACKELEPAPAQSEPVSAPLADLIPCSENVNQEPQVEHQPLSSDPKPSDLVNEDVKSLNIEDSQTAALTKPESLSSEPIGIGLLMDNPNLGCNQTPLSAEPKSISTQPMGTQIIIEKQDSPRKYMPEDALLELANKTIEGDETSLPVGKAANITSGDYVSSLPVGEAANITAGSYDISLPVGEAANITAGSYDTSLSVGEVANITAGGTYSAPMTNALVMMFGGEAISTEAELGTEESVLPRIIDTQICSSSPGANNDVDPDLKPHNNDGDPYLKPHI; encoded by the coding sequence ATGAGCCAACAGAGTCAAGGCACCACTTTGTTTTCTCCAGCAGATCCCCCCACGAAAAGAAAACGTGGTCGTCCACGTAAGGATGATAGTCAAATTCAAGGGGAGAGCTCGCCAGTAATGCCTGGATCTGACTGtatgaagaaaaacaaacagatTGTGAGCGCAAGTAATCCTGCCATTGATGACATGGTGGGGCAGATGGTTTCTGGCGTCATTGAAGGTTCATTTGATGCTGGATATCTTCTTAATGTTAAAGTAGGTGACACTGACACTCAACTTAGGGGTGTTGTATTTTTACCGGGCCGATTCACTCCGATTACCGCAGCAAATGATGTCGCTCCAAATGCTAGGATGtatagaagaaaagaaattcctATCCCTGTTCAAAACCTGCAAACTCAACACCATGATTTTGTTCCCCCAtcagaacaaattaataaacaagCTACTGAGTCTAAAATGGAGGCACCTAAATCTCCAGATCAAGTTCCACCTCATGAAGTTCAGTCTGCCATCCCAACTGCAGGTGAAAATCAATCTGATTCTGCTATGACACCTTCAGCTGATAAATTGCCAATGAATGAGGCAGGACCATCTTCAGAAGAAAAAGTTGTGGTACAAAAGATAATAGAGTCCGGACTTGAGAACCAAACAGCCTCAATTATGGCACAATTAAAGCATGATAAAGTTGTCAAACAAGGTCAAATACAGCAGGACAATGTGATGGATGTAGAGGCATGTAAAGAATTGGAGCCTGCTCCAGCACAATCAGAACCTGTTTCTGCACCACTTGCTGATCTTATACCATGTTCTGAAAATGTTAATCAGGAGCCTCAAGTTGAACATCAGCCATTGAGTTCTGACCCCAAGCCAAGTGATCTAGTTAATGAGGACGTGAAAAGTCTGAACATTGAAGACAGCCAGACTGCTGCATTAACTAAACCTGAATCCCTGTCATCTGAACCTATTGGAATTGGTTTATTGATGGATAATCCAAACCTTGGATGCAACCAAACTCCTTTATCTGCTGAACCAAAATCCATCTCTACTCAACCAATGGGAACTCAGATTATTATAGAAAAGCAGGATTCTCCGAGGAAATATATGCCAGAAGATGCATTGTTGGAGCTTGCTAACAAGACAATAGAAGGGGATGAAACATCGCTTCCTGTTGGTAAAGCTGCTAATATTACTTCAGGAGATTATGTATCATCCCTACCCGTTGGTGAAGCTGCTAATATAACTGCTGGAAGTTATGACATATCCTTACCTGTTGGTGAAGCTGCTAATATAACTGCTGGAAGTTATGACACATCCTTATCTGTTGGTGAAGTTGCTAATATTACTGCTGGAGGTACCTACTCTGCACCAATGACTAATGCATTGGTGATGATGTTTGGTGGAGAAGCTATTTCAACCGAAGCCGAGCTTGGAACAGAAGAATCGGTTCTTCCAAGAATAATCGATACCCAAATATGCAGCTCTTCTCCTGGTGCTAACAATGACGTAGATCCTGATctcaaaccacacaacaatgaCGGAGATCCTTATCTCAAACCACACATTTGA